Proteins found in one Williamwhitmania sp. genomic segment:
- a CDS encoding OmpA family protein, whose product MIHRFLIVCMFFICGAEFTEAQVALPPKGVYQDSLGRMFIQVNAPAYFFVDTAGGKKELIPGEAKFTNPMFFDGPGSHFFVYTNPATGEKVRFKIVADAKGPKSELRFTNGLSVKYKNSFYCQKGAQAEVVARDDKSGVYASYYSTDNVHFAPVNTILFDKVGEQKVYMFAVDNVGNVGDTLVADVLIDFEATINMQDIFFDYNSAHIRPDSYSELQSLIEMMNEHPVIRIEISAYTDSRGGSEYNLKLSQKRASAVLNYFASKGIAAKRLKAIGMGDKNPVNGCIKGVKCTEEEYQANRRVEFKLLPLK is encoded by the coding sequence ATGATACATCGCTTTCTTATAGTTTGCATGTTTTTTATCTGTGGTGCAGAATTTACTGAAGCTCAAGTTGCACTTCCACCCAAGGGGGTTTATCAGGATTCCTTGGGACGGATGTTTATTCAGGTTAATGCTCCTGCCTACTTTTTTGTTGACACGGCGGGTGGGAAGAAGGAACTCATTCCGGGTGAAGCAAAATTTACAAATCCCATGTTTTTCGATGGACCTGGGAGCCACTTCTTTGTCTACACCAATCCTGCTACTGGTGAGAAGGTGCGGTTTAAAATTGTTGCCGATGCCAAGGGACCAAAATCGGAGCTTCGATTTACTAATGGGCTTAGCGTTAAATACAAAAATAGCTTCTATTGCCAGAAGGGAGCCCAAGCGGAGGTTGTTGCAAGGGACGACAAATCAGGAGTGTATGCCTCCTACTACTCTACCGACAATGTTCATTTCGCTCCTGTCAACACCATCCTCTTCGATAAGGTTGGGGAGCAAAAGGTGTATATGTTTGCTGTGGATAATGTTGGAAATGTTGGAGATACGCTGGTTGCTGACGTGCTGATTGATTTTGAGGCTACCATTAATATGCAGGATATTTTCTTTGACTACAACAGCGCTCATATCCGCCCCGACTCTTATAGCGAGCTGCAATCGCTCATCGAAATGATGAATGAACATCCAGTGATTCGTATTGAAATTTCTGCCTACACCGATAGCCGAGGTGGCTCGGAATATAATCTTAAGCTTTCACAGAAGCGTGCCAGTGCCGTACTCAACTATTTTGCATCAAAAGGAATTGCTGCAAAACGTCTTAAGGCAATAGGCATGGGAGATAAGAACCCTGTAAATGGTTGCATAAAAGGTGTAAAGTGCACCGAAGAGGAATACCAGGCCAACCGTAGAGTGGAATTTAAACTATTACCCTTGAAATAG